Genomic segment of Notolabrus celidotus isolate fNotCel1 chromosome 1, fNotCel1.pri, whole genome shotgun sequence:
CTCAGGGCTGTGACCGCTGCAGTGGAGCGCCAGGCTGAGTAAATGAAGGGAGTAAATAAGACGTTTGTGCCACAAGAAGGCTGAGCTAAACCGGCTGACCTGGACTTTATTAGGGAAGGGATGGGCTGGCATTCAGACCTCCAGAGGAGAATTTACtgtaaatatacactaccagtcaaaagtttggacacaccttctcattcaatggttttatttattttaattattttcaacattgtagattaatactgaagacaacaaaactatgaaataatctggttttaccataatctggattacaacagtagtcaaataggaatatccattgtgtactaaccctacctcttaACAagacaactgatggtctcaaacacattaagaaggcaagtcattctacaaatgaactcttgacaaggctcatgttaattagaaaccattccaggagaccacttcatgaagcagactgagagaataccaagagtgtgcaaagctgtcatgaaggaaaaagggggctactttacagaatctaaaatacaaaacatattctgctttgtttaacacttttttattcattcaataattccatatattctttcatagttttgatatctgtggtattaatctacagtgtttacaataattaaaataaatacaaacccttgaatgagaaggtgtttccaaacttttgactggtagtgtagttcCTCCTTACACACAGAATGATTACGGTATCTGATCCACATGAACACCTTTACCTTATACCTTCTAGTATCCTCAGGCTGCTGTCACTAAGCCCCATATCCACAGATTCTACACATCACATTGTGTGGTAGCCTTGAACAGCAGATCTTCTAAATGACCTGAAGGGATTTCACTTTGATATTCTAACACTTTGGGGTCAGGGTGGACCGATTATCAGCCTTGGCCTATAATCAGCATTTGGCAAATTATCTGTACCAgcgtttgatttaaaaaatggccTCTGGTCTCGTGAACTTCTACTCATCTGTATCAAGTATTGGccctaaaaaacaaaattgGTAAAGTGCAGAAGTTTAAAGCTGAATTGTAAACTTCAACAGTTCAAATGATTACAATCAGTTTGATAGTTATGTTGACGTCCATCATTGTCACAGTCTTACAAATCGGTtggttaaatgttgttttaaaacatgtctgaTGAGTTCTTCTGCTCCTTCCTCCCACAGGTTGAGTCAGCGGTCCAGGCAATCCATCAGGGTCGACGGGAGGTGTTGGAAGAAGCCTGCCGCTCCTACACCCGTAAACGCAGAGTTCTCATCCCGGAGGACCTGAAGCACATCATCGTGGACGACCAGCATGGACTGCTGTACTGCTACGTCCCCAAAGTGGCCTGCACCAACTGGAAGCGGGTGCTCATGGTGCTGACAGGTGTAGCCGGGTCCCACCAAGACCCTCTAGAAATCCCTGCCAACGAGGCCCACGTTGCAGGAAACCTCCGCACCCTGTCAGAGTACTCCACCTCTCAGATCAACCAGCGCCTGCGCTCCTACCTGAAGTTTGTGTTCGTGCGTGAGCCCTTTGAGCGGCTGGTGTCCGCATACCGCAACAAGTTCACACGGAGCTACAACACAGCTTTTCATAAACGATACGGCACAAAGATTGTGCAGCGGCACAGGCCAAACCCCCAGGCTGAGGCTCTGGAGAGAGGGAACGATGTCTCCTTTGAGGAGTTTGTGTATTACCTGGTGGACCCGGCCACTCAGCGAGAAGAGCCCTTTAACGAGCACTGGGAGCGGGTGCACTCACTGTGCCACCCCTGCCTCATCCACTACGATGTCGTGGGGAAGTACGAGACGCTGGAGCAGGACTCCCGCTATGTGCTTCAGCTGGCCGGGGCGGAGAGCCAGGTCAGCTTCCCCACCTCATCCAAAAGCACAAGGACTACAGGAGACATGGCGGCCCAGTTCTTCAACAACATTAGCCCCTTCTACCAGAAAAAGCTGTATAACCTCTATCGCATGGACTTCCTGCTCTTCAACTACTCTGTTCCAGCTTACCTCAAGTTTAGATGAGGCTGGGACCCAACTTGAACGTGTGGAGCCAGAACTCTGTTTTTGAGTGTCTTTTTGAAGGCCGTACGATGgaccactgaaaaaaataactgtGCTAGTTGAACTCTGAAGTGACGTAATTACTGTTAACAGTCTGGTGAATGTTCTCGCACAAACAGGATGTGAAGGAGATCCATCTAACATTTTACTGTAAACAGTGACTGGGTAGGTTTGGTCACTGCCTCTGAGTGAATTTGATTCAGCCTCTGGTGTATCTTTGGTTTCCTGCTGTTAAACTGTCATGTATGAGATGTAATCTGCAGCAGCAACGTGTCAgtgttacggccaaattccaccagatccgtgtccggtccgtctctgatctgtcatggcaccggatctgatagatttctattccagtcaaaatctaaactcccactggatccactctgctGCGTTCcggttgtgtctctgatccagcagctcaaaacgcaatggatcagataagcaagacttctatttttgccggatgccggaacacgatgcatcaatctcaacagagcagatggagcaggacaggaagtccaaaacaaaatgaaaacatccggttaattttcagaatgaaacactctgtgttaatCGTAGAtcgtttttaatttaaagctggggttggtagtcagatttagatacactttttgttatactggttaaaattatctttatgtcccgatggcaatcaatacataatgtgttcttaaaaaggagagaaaaagctgttatctacagccggagtaaacctgggaaaacaccaaccaatccctgccatcaggagccaaatgatgaaaccaatcaaatcctgtcctgctgttctgcccgcctcctgcacgtgcatttcatgtttgtttgtgtttttaactttcactatgagaatgttttggtgttttcttaccgctgagtgagacatgagttgacgtagtgcagaacacaaacaatgtgctgaggaccggttttaaatcagtcaccatcatatggtggCGAATCAGtgacgctcgtgcatgtgagcgggggcgtcgttttggaggagctccgaggggaaggggggaggggatagatggagtcctgaggaaatgctacattcaaattcatgctagttctctgtgactaccaaccctagctttaacgaGGACGACAAAATGtcatgagcggagccaggcctggagtcaacaggtcagaggttttcagaggaccacaaagacaacatggatgaggagaggaggaggagaatccttgattcagtatttACCGCGGGAAaatctcagtcacatgactccagttgtccggcggtcctgctctgtgctgcgttctggaaACGCAACAGATGGGTGTTGACGGCCGAGAGAGCACAGAGGCGTaccacagcggatcggagacggactggacacggatctggtggaagtcccatgttacAGTCTTCAGTGAATGCCTCTGATTGGATGTGCCTTTAATTGAGCCTTTTTTTACCCCACAGATGATGACAACTTTTGTAACTGTGACTTTATTTCAGTGCCGCAGGAAAAGACTGATGTGCGACTCTGGTTTTGTCttaatttattgtgttaattccTCTCAGTCAGAAGAACAACATGGTCATATAGTTTCTATTACAGTTTTCAAATAAATCTATTACAGCAACAATTTGATTATTGGTGTGAACACTGGAGTCATTGTGGTTTACACGTTTCAAACACAGCATTCATGATACTTGGTACACTGCATCTGCTATACAGAGGCTCACAACACAGCAGTTCTGACTTATCAGGCTTTATTTCAGTGACAAATCATGGCTGCAAAGATATCATCGAGAAGTTTTTACAAACCTGAGAGCACTACCAAGTCCACCCTAGCCTTTTGTCCTTGTGCAGTTAGGATTAGTACCATCTTCAGGTGCTATATTTAGATTAGTAAAGACGTCTATCTCAAAGTGCATATCAAACAATAGAAAGGGCCCCGTCcgcagagacccattataaagCATTTGATCACAAAAATAGCTCAAAGTAATATCTGTATCTGTCAAAACTTGAAACACATTCTAACACAGAGACATCGAGACACTTAGAGTTTATAATTATTGAGGCTGAGCtgcacaggaaataaaacagtaGAAATGTTGGAACTTCAAAGTAAGAGTCCACGGGCAGACACGTCCGAAAGTGAAGATAATTCACAGTCAAAGTCACAAATCAAAAAGAATCAAATCTAACATTCATTTGCAAACTGCAGTGTAGTTATTATATGAATACACATTTACTCTacattgttatcattattattgccTTAATACAATCATGTGCCACCTAACATTTAAGAGCTGACAGTGGGTGTACAGGTGTCACTGGTTATACAGCACTGTGTGCATTTTACATGGATGCATTTCTTTTCATAGCCATTACAGGCAGTGTTAGCATTGAGATCAGTCAACAACAGTGTACAACTACTGACAACAGTGAGCTGGCAAATATGGACACTGAAGTGCAAGTGTGCTAGTGTCATCATAAATCACACCTCCTCAGCTTGTTCCTACAACTCTGAGCCAGCTGTTTGCTGTATGTGTTCCTTAAGTCTGAGAATCAAGGAGTACTTTGAGAAACGATCAAACACATAAGTTATGTTTTGTAGAGAAGTACTGGTCACACAATGAATGATTTGATCTTTGAAAACACATTCTCTTTGTGCTCTAATATTGACTGCATCCAAGTACAAATTACTAACCTCAGTCCTCCTGTCTACTCCATGACTCTACTACATAACACACAAAGAGTgacagaaataaaagtaaaagtaaactaTCTAACATCTGATTGGTTTGacattgtctttattttcttatcCTTTAACTGCACACCTTGTTGTCTGTGCATATATTCATGTATTAGTACTCATTGTTCTGGTACACTGACTGTGACATTGTTAACCAGGTTTACTGCATATCACAGACCTCCATAATTTTAGCggttaatgtaataaaaattgtaaaatttaaaaatatatatatttgtttggtgttaATTGATCACTAGAAATTAGTTGTTctggcttttcaaaataaaaataaaaagtaatggaAGTTTACAAATGAAAGACTATTTGGATAACTTGAAATAAGATAacaaataagaagaagaatggtAAGACGATAATATCAtaataaccataataataaccatatacatatacataaacatatacatatatgtatgtttatgtatatgtatgtataaatatataataataataataacaataataataataataatacaagtgAACTATTTTCTAGTTCTTAttctttattgttgttattattattattagaattacAAGTTGATAATTTTCCAGTTGTTATTATCATTTgttttataactattattattagtattagtatcattattattatgtgtttgttttttttaattctaattatcattgtatacactaccagtgaaaagtttggaaacaccttctcattcaagagtttgtatttattttaattattgtaaacactgtagattaatactggcagatatcaaaactatgaaagaacatatatggaattatttaatgaacaaaaaagtgttaaacaaaccagaatatgttttatattttagattctgtaaagtagccccctttttccttcaggacagctttgcacactcttggtattctctcagtctgcttcatgaagtggtctcctggaatggtttctaattaacatgagccttgtcaagagctcatttgtagaatgacttgccttcttaatgtgtttgagaccatcagttgtgttgttcagaggtagggttagtacacaatggatagctctatttgactactgttgtaatccagattatggaaaaaccagattatttcatagttttgatgtcttcagtattaatctacaatgttgaaaataattaaaataaataaaaaccattgaatgagaagctgtgtccaaacttttgacaggtagtgtatattattattttattttgttaatatcAATGGTAGGACATGTAAAACTTGCTAAGAGGTTACTCTAAGAAAACGTATCTTTTATCACACACTCTAAAATGAAAGCATCTTTTGTGTTATCAGTCTttacaatataaaacatatGTACCAGCATGTTTCTGCACTGTCATGGTTCCAGCATTGAGGCTAAAATAAATTCCATGCTTTTCCATGCATCCCCCCTTGTTCTCTCTCATCCCCCTCTCCCTCATAGACCCAGTGTTCTGTGCAGGCTGTTTCAGCCACTTGCATAGGGTGAACAGTACATTCAGGTAGTTCACGTCAAAGTCCAGTCCCCGTAGAACTGACCATCAGAACCAATCTGAAGCATAGAGCCAGTAAGCCCGTCCCCAACAGATCACCCAGAGCTGTGAGATAGGGGATTGAGAAGTTGTCTGGATCTTGTCCCCTTCTCCACAGCCATCGCACCATCAGGCCGGCCACATGAAGCAGAACCACCACCTAGATGATGACAGCAGCAGGAGTTTATCATGAGAGGGTCTGAGACTGTGCTAAAACACAGACCAGTTCACTTTTTATCTTTCTCTAACAGGTtgacctgacctgacctgaAGCACAGCTGCAGACAGGTAGCAGATGATGAAGGTGGGAGTCATGGCAGTATGGCCTCCCTGCAGGAGGTGGATGAAGtacaggaagaggaggtgacCCGGGACTACAAGGACGACCAGGACTCGGGCTGATTTAGAGTTCAAATCTAGAGACAGAGTGAACAGTGAGCAATTTACTTTTCAAACATAttgttaatttaatattttccatATTCCCTTGTTATTTGTTTAATACACAAACAAGACGTGTTTTAACGTGATAGTTTTAAACCTTCAGATACACACTGATTAGCTTTCTTAAATGTATGTGATGTTTGTAGCAGGATGGCTTAGCTGCAACATGATCTATTCTCCAGTTCTACCTGTCATTAAATTAcacattatatttcattttaactaataattaacatttaggTTGTTTTGTAGACTAAACACAGTCATCAgtagtgttttcagtgttttatgctaagctaagctaacaagtTGGCTCCTTATATTACAGCCCCTGAATTCCATCAACTCTCTTCCATCAAGTAGTATGGGAgttagaaccttcagttatcaggcccctctcctttggaatcatctaccagtcagggtccgggaggcagacaccctctctacatTTAACCCTCATGTTGTCTTCGGGTCAAATTTGACCCgttttcaaactttcttttatcATAACTATGCGTTGCTTTCATCTAATTGCTTGAAAATTACGTGGGTGGTGCCCTGTGACACATTTTGTAAATGCACTTTGTGATCAATACTTATACTAAATTATGAATGTTTTACGAAACTTCATAGCTTTTGTGGTCCTCCCGGGTCAAAAATGACCCATGGGGCTTTGGGGTTACTGGTCATTTTTTCAGAAGATCAGAGTGAAaacacacagtcaaacacacacacacacacacacacacacacacacacacacacacacacacgctcaaacaaacaaacacacatacacacacacacacgcatgcacgcacgcacacatggATGCACGctcgcacgcacacgcacgcacacgcacgcacacgcacgcacacgcacacacgcacacacgcaaacaacataaagaaatattacttttctttgaatgcagTTTAGAGCATCCAGACAACacccaaacacagaaagaaacacccacacccacacccacacacacacacacacacacacacacacacctgaaaacaTGTTACATTGTGTCCTTATAGCTTCCAGACCACTTTGAGACAGGGACAtttgcagacacagacacatgtatGCATTTTCAAAGCTGTACGTGTGTAAACCTGTTGTTCTTAGACCTTTGATGTGCCCCACCCGCTCTGGGGTCAGGATAAACACCAAACATCAAAGTCAGTATAAAACTATCAGTGTTTGGAAAGTTCACATTTTATCCGAGACAGCACATTGAGGGGGAGCTAAACTGtttcaacacggtctcagcagatgagtgtctaacatgagtctggtcctgctggaggtttctgcctgttaaaaaggaagtttatccttgccactgtaacttgctaaatgctgcaaagtgctctgctcatggtggattgattgattgattgattgattgattgattgattgattgattgattgattgattgattgattgattgattgattgatcataaATACCACTACTACCAGACAGTATGACAGAATGAGAGACGTAAATATGATCCCATGCAGTCACATGTTGCAGACAGACACTCCTCTTCCCTGCACACAGATCTCACAGATACAGAGCACTAAGTGTTCATTTAGATAGCTATAAATCTTCTGACTGTGTATCCATCACCACAAACTCCCGGCTCTAAACACTGTGTCTCATCATCTGCAGCTGCTCGTCTAAGTTAAAACCGCTAGCTGCTAAATCAGTACATCAGTGGATTGGTGTGGGTCAGGCAACCTATcatttctgtcttcctttcatTTCGTCTTCTCTTTTAGCTGGTTTGCAGCAGGACAATGACTATAAAAAGCAAAGGTACACAACAGTCTCAACAGAATACAAGTAGAACTTGTGTGCTTTACTTTCTGAGTCTGACCTGAGGAGCAGAAGATGGCACAGGGTCCAGGACAGCTCCCACTTTCTTTAGCTGGAAGAACACCAGGAACACTCCAGTAGTGAAGATAAGTGGACATCCTGCTGGCCTGAATGGCAACAAGATTTCCTCCAACACCTGCATGGACGTGAACAAGTTGCAGTGATTAGTTCTTTGATAAAAAATACAGCAACTAATATGTAGAGCCttttttagttcaggggtttACCTTTCAGccttacaaaaaaagaaaataggatatatttaacaaaataaaatcttctTTCTGTGGAGGTTCAGAAACAGCTAGTCTGACTGTGGTGCtgtgggggtagtacttttcaaaggtcccagggctttcagggggcagggcctgtaatgctgaacgtgtctgactGTTAGGTTAACTGcaatgtttttattccgcccgccgtccacaataacatcacacacatctgtgattcacttgatttctctttctttcattagtttttatttgttctatcttttttgtatgtgtgtgtacttttcaaaagaagaagctgtgattctcttgatttagcagcttgtaacagtagtcttctctcagcccaccgtgactgtgtctctcccggtgttccagttttaaaagtgaccctgtaaactggagaccttcagctgaacgtgtcagtgattgtggagtttacacagctgttgaaacacagagggagttcctgggaatacaaactagtttagtttttattaagatttcaaaatatcctcatcagatatttaatgatcgtctaaagacgtttatgagggatgcatccggctgaaagtctccagttaacagggtcgctgtttaaaccaaaacaccggccgatctctgccacggctttttgagttcaaaaggatttaaaAGCCGCTTtaaaacgtctttgctactcgtgcttatctatTCTCACGTGTTgcttcagtgaatccatctgtgatgaaatatagcaccatctaaaacagcgccagctgagtctctttcatgctaacaggctaactgttgtgttgctcataatgatacctgcctgtccgtctgcttctatggtgtcatctgtgacgaatggcattcgtctttgttttactgccctctactggtctggtggtgtagcgCATTTactttttcctccatacgtcactggccggatttacacaatctacccgggacttcagcctgcggtcaaaatgcagacaacaatgggggcacaggaaccttttagttcagggtaaagtagttctgggggctgaaagaccctggaattcttggtcgaaatgcatctTAACACAgcttcaaacacacagataatTCAGATTGTCTTCAGGCAGTGGTAGCATTTACTCAACCTTGCACTTAAGTCTGAGCTACTAGTTTAACATTTGGGTATTTCCATcgctctcagcagatgtgtgtctaacatgagtctggtcctgctggaggtttctgcctgttaaaggaagtttgtccttgccactgtaacttgctaaatgctgcaaagtgctctgctcatggtggattaagatgagatcagactgagtcctatctgcaagatgggactggatcttatcctgtcttgatgttgggtctttgttaataatagaacattaatagagtatggtctagacctgctctgtttggaaagagtctgaggacaatgtttgttgggatttggtgctttataaataaagattgattgattgatttcatgcTACTTCATATTTCACAACATTTCAGAGAGAGATTAATTTTTAATCCCATATCAATTTAGTATCATAGCACacagcattaataaaacatACTGAAATGATTCTGTGTTTGGAGAACTTCTGATCCTTCACCTGGCTGAAATACTATAACAAGAAGAATTCAGTGCTGATGTCAAAGTGTGCTTATTGAGTCTTCCCCCTCCACTTGCTCCTGATGAACAGGACTGAGGGGGGTCAGTTGATATGCAAATACACTTCCTGTACGATGACTTCAATACATGCAGGACTCTTTGGCAGCAGCGAGACGAGATGCTGCAATCAGGAGCCAGTCCCTGCATAGTTGTCATTCTGATCAGGCTTGTGGTCCATGTAAAGACCATTGTTATTTCTCTCTACTTAGTATGCTGCTTTGTGGGCAACAGACTTCAGCCAGTGGCTCTAAATGCCTCTCTGGGGTTCATTTGACTGAGGCAGGGCCTCTCAACTTCAGAGCCACTTTAATACCTCTTGACTGATTCATAGCTTAGATATAAAGCACTCATAAATAAGGGAATAAGCTGCAGGGTTTTCATGCTCAGACCATTTCAACATCAGCTCATCAGTTGCCATGaggcttttttaattttaataatgaAGCTAATCAAAAAGCACAAAATGCCACTCTTCAAAGATAAAGACTGCTGAGACTCTATTACACCAAATCCCAGCTCTGCATCTCCTTCAGGAAAACATGTCAGGATTGAATTGTGTAGCTCAGGGTGTGTGGAGTGAACTTCTCAAAATGTCTCAGCttcaattaaaataatgaataataaagaatatctaaattaagacttaaaaaaatctgtcttcaAGGCCTTTTCTACAAAGAATCACAAAATGTAATAACCATACGTAGTATGGTGTAATAACCACATACACCAGGTTCCTGCTACAAAAAGCTGTAACTGTTGACAACATATCTTAACTGTTTTTACCTCCACCTATATATATCATAGTGTTAAACACATTAGGTTGTTTCTATGGCTACAATTATCTTTTAGCTAtgtgttgaaataataattgcaaattaaagctgcaagcggcgatgaaaGGGTCCTCGCACACCTGACGCAACCTCTTGATGTGCAGCAGGATCTGATTGTGCAAAAGTCATTGCTGTGCTGCAGTTAAAaaggcctaggctgaaacttTAAACAAACAGGTGTAGTTTTAAGCATAGagtacattgcagtactgcctTTAACCAGCAGGTGGGGCGATGATAGTAACAAAGTGATTATCtgttgataaagcttatagttagagctggatcaggcttgaaccagctcttagttatactgctataggcttagactgccggaggaactgacacactgacacactgggttcctatctcacccccttccccccaaccccctcatcacttactttaactctacctgtcccgttgaagttactaaccatagacctttctggagtccctgagctcccttgtctcgtaggtttctctgagctgccataggcGTCCTCCTGCTATGGCCATtccggactccagcggcaacagctactactactcgtctcatcactatcaccgctccctctatctcttattctcctctatccctctctccagaccgaactcagtctcagcagatggctgtctaacatgagtctggtcctgctggaggtttctgcctgttaaaggaagtttttcctcaccgctgtaacaagttaaatactgcgaggtgcaatgctcatggtggattaaggtggggtcagactgagtcttaccctgtcttggtgttgggtctctcttcataatttgacatagagtggtctagacctcctatgtttgtaaaagcatcttgagataatgtttgttgtgatttggcgctttacaaataaagattgattgattgattgattgattatcacAGATCATTACAGAAGCAGTTCTGATCACAAGAATGTTGAAAACAGTTTATGAGAATGAATATCACTTTTGTCCAATAGGTGGCACTATTCCTATAACCATCATTCATATGTAAATAagttcaggctgggtccatgATGACACATGTAAAATTTGGAacagatcggagattgtatgtaaatgtcagtaccatacATTTCCATTGGGCCAAGTTGGccaacttcctgttgggatttcaacatgctattaaaggtgacatatcacgcttttttcatcaatatatattggtctaagaggtccccaaaacatgtctttaaagtttatgctcaaaaaaacactttgaaatcagattttggcatgcctgaaaagccctcttcttcagccctcctcagtacagtcagttttctctctgaccacgccccctcaggaagtggatgtgccctcggctctacagcacgttgatctaatgtttacatgttggctgaatatacacggctgctcacagatagtattacttcaaccctctgaatctgatccaggatctgatcctgacggggaggcgcctgcagcaggacctttctgaatgatggtcacagatttagtgtttcttgttgttttatttatcagtatgtagacgtgtgtcttggtacacagctacgaacatgtaactatgtggctatgctaactagcgctagcacttatccatgataaataaaaatcatccactagatcttcaaatctgcagacgtggggagtaaaaccgacctctgccagaaaggcagcaggaccttttctgaaggattggtcacagatttagtgtttcttgttgttttatttgtcagtatgtcgacgtgtgtcttggtacacagctacagctacagctacgaacatgtagctatgttgctatgctaactagcgctagcacttttccatgaaaaataagaatcatc
This window contains:
- the si:ch211-236h17.3 gene encoding carbohydrate sulfotransferase 11, which gives rise to MRSPRVNGMVFALCLGCFIMVLLYFNSSLKLASEPLSERSSGQKSRRSPLQTLYDGDQVESAVQAIHQGRREVLEEACRSYTRKRRVLIPEDLKHIIVDDQHGLLYCYVPKVACTNWKRVLMVLTGVAGSHQDPLEIPANEAHVAGNLRTLSEYSTSQINQRLRSYLKFVFVREPFERLVSAYRNKFTRSYNTAFHKRYGTKIVQRHRPNPQAEALERGNDVSFEEFVYYLVDPATQREEPFNEHWERVHSLCHPCLIHYDVVGKYETLEQDSRYVLQLAGAESQVSFPTSSKSTRTTGDMAAQFFNNISPFYQKKLYNLYRMDFLLFNYSVPAYLKFR